One Pseudoalteromonas espejiana DSM 9414 DNA window includes the following coding sequences:
- a CDS encoding tetratricopeptide repeat protein: MRNNYKMMLFITCSALVISSAIAKPMIPNDDDIIATSNSSISANLTLEQLSTLVINSQYIGQTERYQGVLKNRLALLYKQNPTAQVGYLYARVLQKEHQFTHAIEVANTVIEKDPNHINTHLLLANMLMTQGKFEQAKRHCVSLIGAASVVTATTCVLDIQSQQGQLQQSYQSLLDITQNKTISLTTKQVLSEMAFRLNKLSAALEHINSIDLSKAPVSLIVLWADIQLSQNNPEQVLNTLSQFSNFQSQLEDAVLLRLAIAEKRSTHKGNKQWQTRMQQRVNLREQRQDTFHANDLANYYIHVQVDKAKAQYWANINWQQAKMSTDQHLLRQANAMVRDTL; the protein is encoded by the coding sequence ATGCGCAATAACTATAAAATGATGCTATTTATTACCTGCAGTGCACTTGTTATAAGTAGCGCGATTGCAAAGCCCATGATTCCAAATGATGACGATATTATAGCAACCAGTAATTCATCAATTAGCGCTAATTTAACACTAGAGCAACTCAGCACTTTGGTTATAAACAGCCAATACATAGGGCAAACAGAGCGTTATCAAGGTGTACTAAAAAATCGCTTAGCGCTACTTTACAAACAAAACCCCACGGCACAAGTTGGGTACTTATATGCAAGGGTGTTACAAAAAGAGCATCAATTTACACACGCTATTGAAGTTGCAAATACTGTAATTGAAAAAGACCCAAACCACATTAATACTCACCTTTTATTGGCAAATATGTTGATGACACAAGGTAAGTTTGAACAAGCCAAGCGCCACTGTGTATCTCTTATTGGTGCAGCAAGCGTTGTTACGGCAACAACCTGTGTGCTTGATATTCAAAGTCAGCAAGGTCAATTACAGCAAAGCTACCAATCATTACTTGATATTACTCAAAATAAAACCATTAGCTTAACAACCAAACAGGTACTTAGTGAGATGGCGTTTAGGCTTAATAAGCTCAGTGCAGCGCTTGAGCATATTAACAGTATTGATTTAAGCAAAGCACCTGTGAGCCTTATTGTGTTATGGGCCGATATACAGCTAAGCCAAAACAACCCTGAGCAGGTACTTAATACCTTAAGCCAATTTAGCAATTTTCAGAGCCAACTTGAAGATGCTGTTTTACTTAGGCTCGCCATAGCAGAAAAACGCAGCACACATAAAGGTAATAAGCAGTGGCAAACACGTATGCAGCAACGAGTTAATTTACGAGAACAACGACAAGATACCTTTCATGCCAATGATTTAGCTAACTATTATATTCATGTACAAGTAGATAAAGCCAAGGCACAATACTGGGCAAATATAAATTGGCAGCAAGCAAAAATGAGTACAGATCAACACTTATTACGCCAAGCTAATGCCATGGTTAGGGACACCTTATGA
- a CDS encoding hemolysin family protein, whose product MGDLIGISLLILISALFAMSEIAIAASRKIKLRVMADEGSDNAAAVLKLQENPGAFFAMIQIALNAIAILGGIVGEQALSPYVQSVLVIFYQGEHVEKISFLFSFFTITSLFILFADLMPKRLAMIMPEAVAVRVVTIMRWVTFALTPLVMFFNGVTNFVLRLFKVPAEREDIVTTEDIVAMMDAGAEYGSLQQQEYELIGNVFDLEARFLSSVMTPRDQIVYFDLNESSHDIATKIIDHPHNHFLVVSGNLDKLRGSVESKDILRQVLKGEPATIKQELVEADVFYLPETLSLSEALNAFKSAAKPFAVVVNEYALLVGIVTVKDLMKGFMGDLITHQGDELIIARDENSWLVDGLTPISDLAKVLDIEEFPDQMHFETVAGFLIYTMKRIPKRAEHLSFNGFKFEVVDVEGIRVEQLLVSRVKNPL is encoded by the coding sequence ATGGGTGATTTAATCGGGATTAGCTTGTTGATCTTGATCAGTGCGTTGTTTGCAATGTCGGAAATTGCAATAGCTGCATCGCGTAAAATTAAGCTGCGAGTAATGGCAGATGAAGGCAGCGATAATGCAGCGGCGGTATTAAAGCTACAAGAAAACCCTGGAGCATTTTTTGCGATGATACAAATAGCGCTTAATGCTATTGCCATTTTAGGCGGTATTGTGGGTGAGCAAGCGTTGTCGCCTTATGTTCAAAGTGTACTGGTGATTTTTTATCAGGGTGAGCACGTAGAAAAAATTAGCTTTTTATTTTCATTTTTTACTATTACCTCATTGTTTATTTTGTTTGCCGATTTAATGCCAAAGCGTTTAGCGATGATCATGCCTGAGGCTGTAGCGGTAAGAGTGGTGACTATTATGCGCTGGGTTACGTTTGCGCTTACACCGCTGGTAATGTTTTTTAATGGTGTAACCAACTTTGTACTGCGTTTATTTAAAGTACCTGCTGAGCGTGAAGACATTGTAACAACAGAAGATATAGTTGCGATGATGGATGCTGGCGCAGAGTATGGCAGCTTACAGCAACAAGAATACGAGCTAATAGGTAACGTTTTTGATTTAGAAGCGCGGTTTTTATCAAGTGTAATGACACCACGCGACCAAATTGTATATTTTGATTTAAATGAAAGTAGCCACGATATAGCCACCAAAATTATAGATCACCCTCATAATCATTTTTTAGTGGTGTCGGGTAATTTAGATAAATTACGCGGCTCGGTAGAGTCAAAAGATATACTACGCCAAGTGCTTAAAGGTGAGCCTGCCACGATTAAACAAGAGCTAGTTGAAGCCGATGTTTTTTACTTGCCCGAAACACTAAGCCTATCTGAGGCGCTAAATGCATTTAAAAGTGCAGCTAAACCGTTTGCTGTAGTGGTAAACGAGTACGCGTTATTGGTTGGTATAGTGACCGTAAAAGATTTAATGAAAGGTTTTATGGGGGATTTAATTACGCACCAAGGTGATGAGCTTATTATTGCTCGCGATGAAAATTCATGGCTGGTAGATGGTTTAACGCCCATTTCTGATTTAGCTAAGGTTTTAGATATTGAAGAATTTCCTGATCAAATGCATTTTGAAACAGTAGCCGGTTTTTTAATTTACACCATGAAACGGATTCCTAAACGCGCAGAACATTTAAGCTTTAATGGGTTTAAGTTTGAAGTAGTCGATGTTGAGGGGATAAGGGTAGAGCAATTACTGGTGTCACGGGTTAAAAACCCCCTTTAA
- a CDS encoding efflux transporter outer membrane subunit: protein MSIKRLSLSAITLVILSGCQLAPEQQNLALPVPDAYASDAEAASAQQLHWQQFFNDEKLQKLIGLSLEHNKDMQIAALNVQRVRGLYQIEDSALYPSLDLNGSGTRQRLPADLSSTGEAAISSQYSATVGITSYELDIWGKVRNQSEQALQNLYTTELTQYSTQISLIAELVNAWLNYATDLQLLELAKETLTSQQESLSLTQKSFDLGATSAITLEQLKSTVATAKVDIATYKRLLKRDKSALDLLVGQPISSDLLPTKSLTNLLDLPEIPVGLPSDLLAQRPDIKAAEHALLAANANIGIARAAFYPSISLTANAGSASSDLSGLFDSGSGTWSFVPSVSLPIFNMGRNQANLDVAKADQEIAVATYQQKIQTAFRETADALADREGYKEQLSALDMLISSRQITYDLSKMRYEKGADSYLQVLDAQRTWYSAQQQLITGQQAYLASQINLYKALGGGWNTANTPMQKVD, encoded by the coding sequence ATGAGCATAAAACGTCTTAGTTTAAGCGCCATTACGCTTGTTATTTTAAGCGGTTGCCAGTTAGCGCCAGAACAGCAAAACCTTGCTTTACCAGTGCCAGATGCGTATGCATCTGACGCTGAGGCGGCTTCTGCGCAACAACTACATTGGCAGCAGTTTTTTAATGACGAAAAACTACAAAAGTTAATTGGTTTAAGTCTTGAACATAATAAAGATATGCAAATTGCAGCGCTTAATGTGCAGCGTGTACGTGGCTTATACCAAATTGAAGACTCGGCTTTATACCCGTCGCTCGATTTAAATGGCAGTGGTACGCGCCAGCGTTTACCGGCTGACTTATCAAGTACGGGCGAGGCCGCAATCAGCTCACAATACAGTGCAACAGTGGGTATTACCTCTTATGAGTTAGATATTTGGGGTAAAGTGCGTAACCAATCTGAGCAAGCGCTGCAAAATTTGTATACCACTGAGCTTACTCAGTACAGTACGCAAATATCGCTGATAGCGGAACTTGTTAATGCATGGCTAAACTACGCCACTGACCTTCAGTTGTTAGAGCTTGCAAAAGAAACGTTAACTTCGCAGCAAGAGTCGTTATCGCTTACGCAAAAAAGCTTTGATTTAGGTGCTACATCGGCCATTACACTTGAGCAACTTAAAAGTACTGTTGCTACAGCTAAAGTAGATATTGCCACTTATAAACGCTTACTAAAGCGTGATAAAAGCGCGCTAGATTTACTTGTAGGGCAGCCTATTTCGAGTGATTTATTACCGACTAAATCGTTAACAAACTTGCTTGATTTACCAGAGATACCTGTTGGTTTACCGTCTGACTTACTTGCTCAACGCCCAGATATTAAAGCTGCCGAGCATGCGCTTTTAGCGGCCAATGCCAATATTGGTATTGCGCGTGCAGCCTTTTACCCAAGCATAAGCTTAACGGCAAATGCGGGCTCTGCATCAAGTGACTTAAGCGGCTTATTTGATTCAGGCTCAGGGACGTGGAGTTTTGTGCCTTCAGTAAGCTTACCCATTTTTAATATGGGCCGTAATCAAGCAAATCTTGATGTAGCAAAAGCCGACCAAGAAATTGCAGTGGCTACTTATCAGCAAAAAATTCAAACGGCGTTTCGCGAAACTGCCGATGCATTAGCTGATAGAGAAGGCTACAAAGAGCAGTTAAGTGCTCTTGATATGCTAATTAGCTCGCGCCAAATCACTTACGATTTATCAAAAATGCGTTATGAAAAAGGTGCCGATAGCTACTTACAGGTACTAGATGCACAGCGAACTTGGTATTCGGCTCAGCAACAGTTAATTACTGGCCAGCAAGCTTACCTTGCAAGCCAAATTAATTTGTATAAAGCCTTAGGTGGCGGTTGGAATACAGCTAATACACCAATGCAAAAAGTAGATTAG
- a CDS encoding efflux RND transporter permease subunit: MSRFFIDRPIFAWVLAIVVMLAGVLAIQSLPIAQYPSIAPPAISITATYPGASARTLEDTVTQVIEQKMKGLDGLLYMSSTSESSGSATLTLSFSAETDPDIAQVQVQNKLATATPLLPEEVQRQGVAVAKSARNFLMVLGFVSKDGSMTNIDIGDYVSSNVQDIVSRVEGVGEVQLFGSQYAMRIWLDPAKLQNYKLTPADISTSISAQNAQVSAGQLGGMPAVEGQQLNATVTAQSRLQTAAEFEQIIVKANADGSFVRLEDVARVELGGESYRVVARYDGQPASGLGIKLASGANALDTAEGVKAAIAELKEFFPEGLDVVVPYDTTPFVSLSIEKVVHTLIEAVVLVFVVMYLFLQNFRATLIPTIAVPVVLLGTFGILYAFGYSINTLTMFAMVLAIGLLVDDAIVVVENVERVMTEEKLSALEATRKSMDEIKGALVGIAMVLSAVFIPMAFFSGSTGIIYRQFSITLVSAMGLSVLVALILTPALCATLLKPSHVHDNSSLFGRFFSGFNRGFDKTNSGAQSFVSRMIRLSKRYLLCYGLIVAGMVYIFSGLPTAFLPDEDQGILFNQVSLPAGSTTEETLEVVKKVENHYLNDQSEAVNGIFTVTGFSFAGSGQNSAIGFVNFKHWDERERDDLSVQGVAGKAMGYFSTIKEAFVFAFPPPAIVELGTANGFNIFLQDRVGLGHDALLAARNQLLGLASQSPILAGVRPNGQEDMPELQLDVDLAKAQALGVSQANINSTLATAWGSSYVNDFIDRGRVKKVYLQGDADSRMVPEDLNKWYVRNDNGDMVPFSAFASSFWTYGSPRLERYNGFSAMEIQGTAAPGYSTGQAMDEMERLVKQLPNGIASEWTGISFQERSSSGQAPLLYGLSLLFVFLCLAALYESWSVPFAVMLIVPLGIFGATVAALMAGLSNDIYLQVGLLTTIGLASKNAILIVEFAIHKMREGLGLVDAAVAAVRLRLRPILMTSMAFICGVIPLAIASSAGSGAQNALGISIIGGTLASSILVVVFVPLFFVLVRRLFPMANNEDKKESAQ; this comes from the coding sequence ATGTCACGATTTTTTATCGACAGACCCATCTTTGCGTGGGTGCTTGCTATCGTGGTTATGCTTGCAGGTGTGTTGGCTATTCAAAGCTTACCAATAGCACAATACCCGTCAATTGCACCGCCAGCAATTAGCATTACCGCTACTTACCCTGGGGCATCAGCTCGTACTTTAGAAGATACGGTTACTCAGGTTATAGAGCAAAAAATGAAAGGACTTGATGGCTTGTTGTATATGTCATCTACGTCTGAGTCGAGCGGCTCAGCTACGCTTACGCTTTCATTTAGTGCAGAAACAGACCCAGATATTGCGCAGGTTCAAGTGCAAAACAAGTTAGCAACTGCCACGCCACTTTTACCCGAAGAAGTGCAAAGGCAAGGTGTTGCAGTTGCTAAGTCAGCGCGTAACTTTTTAATGGTTTTAGGTTTTGTATCAAAAGACGGCAGTATGACCAATATTGATATTGGTGATTATGTGTCATCTAATGTGCAAGACATTGTATCGCGTGTAGAAGGGGTGGGTGAGGTTCAGCTATTTGGTTCGCAATATGCTATGCGTATATGGTTAGACCCAGCTAAGTTACAAAACTACAAACTAACGCCTGCTGATATCAGCACGTCAATTAGTGCTCAAAATGCGCAAGTATCTGCCGGTCAGTTAGGCGGTATGCCAGCGGTTGAAGGGCAGCAGTTAAATGCAACAGTTACAGCGCAAAGCCGTTTACAAACCGCAGCAGAGTTTGAACAAATTATAGTGAAAGCGAATGCTGATGGCTCATTTGTTCGCCTTGAAGATGTAGCACGTGTAGAGCTAGGTGGCGAAAGCTACCGAGTTGTAGCACGCTACGATGGTCAACCTGCATCGGGATTAGGTATTAAGCTTGCCAGTGGTGCAAATGCCCTTGATACAGCCGAAGGTGTGAAAGCTGCGATTGCAGAGCTTAAAGAGTTTTTCCCTGAAGGGTTAGACGTAGTTGTACCATACGACACCACGCCATTTGTATCGCTATCGATTGAAAAAGTGGTGCACACATTAATCGAAGCCGTAGTGCTTGTTTTTGTTGTTATGTATTTGTTTTTACAAAACTTTAGAGCAACGCTTATTCCTACGATTGCCGTGCCAGTGGTACTGTTAGGTACTTTTGGTATTTTATATGCCTTTGGCTATTCAATTAATACTTTAACCATGTTTGCTATGGTACTTGCCATTGGCCTGCTGGTTGATGATGCCATCGTTGTGGTTGAAAACGTTGAACGTGTAATGACCGAAGAAAAGCTCTCTGCGCTTGAGGCAACACGTAAATCAATGGATGAAATTAAAGGCGCGCTAGTGGGTATTGCTATGGTGCTCTCTGCGGTATTTATCCCAATGGCCTTTTTTAGTGGCTCTACCGGTATTATTTATCGTCAGTTCTCTATTACGCTTGTATCGGCAATGGGTTTATCGGTACTTGTGGCACTTATTCTAACACCTGCACTGTGTGCAACGCTTTTAAAACCGAGCCATGTTCACGATAACAGCTCGTTATTTGGTCGTTTTTTTAGTGGCTTTAACCGCGGGTTTGATAAAACTAATTCAGGCGCACAAAGCTTTGTGAGTCGTATGATCCGTTTATCTAAGCGCTACCTTTTATGTTATGGCCTTATTGTTGCGGGTATGGTGTATATCTTCTCAGGCTTACCAACGGCATTTTTACCCGATGAAGACCAAGGTATTTTGTTTAATCAGGTGTCGTTGCCAGCAGGCTCAACAACTGAAGAAACGCTTGAAGTAGTTAAAAAAGTAGAAAACCATTACCTAAATGACCAATCTGAAGCTGTTAACGGTATTTTTACGGTAACCGGCTTTAGCTTTGCAGGTTCTGGACAAAACTCTGCAATTGGTTTTGTAAACTTTAAACATTGGGATGAGCGTGAACGCGATGATTTATCTGTGCAAGGTGTTGCAGGTAAAGCTATGGGGTATTTTTCTACTATTAAAGAAGCGTTTGTATTTGCCTTTCCGCCGCCAGCGATTGTGGAGCTAGGTACGGCTAACGGTTTTAATATTTTCTTACAAGACCGCGTTGGACTTGGCCACGATGCATTACTGGCAGCGCGTAACCAACTATTAGGGTTAGCAAGTCAAAGCCCAATTCTTGCGGGTGTGCGCCCTAATGGCCAAGAAGATATGCCAGAGCTACAACTTGATGTAGACCTTGCTAAAGCTCAGGCACTGGGTGTTTCGCAAGCTAATATTAATAGCACGCTGGCTACAGCCTGGGGTAGTAGTTATGTCAATGACTTTATTGACCGTGGCCGTGTTAAAAAAGTATACCTACAAGGTGATGCCGATTCGCGCATGGTACCTGAGGATTTAAACAAGTGGTACGTGCGTAACGATAATGGCGACATGGTACCGTTTTCGGCTTTTGCTAGCTCGTTTTGGACTTATGGCTCACCACGCCTTGAGCGTTACAATGGTTTTTCAGCAATGGAAATTCAAGGTACTGCTGCGCCGGGTTACAGTACAGGCCAAGCAATGGATGAAATGGAACGTTTAGTTAAGCAACTACCTAATGGTATTGCATCTGAGTGGACGGGTATTTCATTTCAAGAGCGCTCAAGCAGCGGCCAAGCACCATTGCTCTATGGTTTATCGCTATTATTTGTATTTTTATGTTTAGCAGCCCTTTATGAAAGCTGGTCGGTACCGTTTGCTGTAATGCTTATTGTGCCACTGGGTATATTTGGTGCAACGGTTGCTGCACTAATGGCTGGTTTATCTAACGATATATACTTACAGGTTGGTTTGTTAACCACCATAGGTCTTGCCTCTAAAAATGCAATATTAATTGTAGAATTTGCGATTCATAAAATGCGAGAAGGCTTAGGCTTAGTTGATGCAGCTGTTGCTGCGGTACGCTTGCGTTTACGCCCAATACTTATGACATCTATGGCCTTTATTTGTGGTGTTATTCCGCTAGCTATTGCCTCAAGTGCAGGCTCAGGCGCACAAAATGCACTGGGTATTTCGATTATTGGTGGTACGCTTGCCTCGTCTATTTTAGTGGTGGTATTTGTGCCGTTATTCTTTGTATTGGTTCGTCGTTTATTCCCTATGGCGAATAACGAAGACAAAAAGGAGAGCGCACAATGA
- a CDS encoding transporter substrate-binding domain-containing protein, which produces MKLYLLILCFACIRVNAAEITIVTEVFPDFQYIDENGQLAGRSVDKVKSALDNSDIKYTMLAHSWALSYNAVLRDTNTCIFSIVRLPKREDKFSWVAELESFDSAIYALKSRNIRLKTLNDAKEYKTAVLRDNFSHHYLLERGFSESKNLLIIDSLDKIDKLISTRYDILDFVILSKKQFKYRAQFEPKLKLLEPILNLNTQQSPLYFACNVNMPQSLQDRLSAAFDEAKKQKK; this is translated from the coding sequence ATGAAGTTGTATTTACTTATTCTGTGTTTTGCATGCATAAGGGTTAATGCAGCTGAAATTACTATTGTTACGGAGGTTTTTCCTGACTTTCAATATATTGATGAAAACGGACAATTAGCGGGTCGCTCGGTCGATAAAGTAAAAAGTGCACTTGATAACTCAGATATAAAATACACTATGCTGGCGCACAGCTGGGCGCTCTCTTATAACGCAGTATTAAGAGACACTAATACATGTATTTTTTCAATTGTAAGGTTACCTAAACGAGAAGATAAATTTAGTTGGGTTGCCGAACTTGAAAGTTTTGACTCTGCCATTTATGCGCTTAAATCACGTAATATTCGCTTAAAAACACTCAATGATGCAAAAGAATATAAAACGGCGGTGCTTCGCGATAACTTTAGTCATCATTACTTATTGGAGCGTGGTTTTAGCGAATCAAAAAACTTATTAATTATTGATAGCCTAGATAAAATAGACAAACTCATAAGCACTCGCTACGATATTTTAGATTTTGTTATTTTAAGTAAAAAGCAATTTAAGTACCGCGCACAATTTGAGCCAAAACTGAAGCTACTCGAGCCCATCCTCAACCTTAACACTCAGCAATCTCCTTTGTATTTTGCCTGCAACGTCAATATGCCTCAAAGCCTGCAAGATCGTCTTTCAGCCGCGTTTGATGAAGCTAAAAAGCAAAAAAAATAA
- a CDS encoding TetR/AcrR family transcriptional regulator: MTTKTKRHIDPALAQARRDQVLSAAAECFRRKGYHGAGMAEISRTAGMSAGHIYNYFESKEAIIESIIAKDMEEMFSIFQEFEDHPGDVLQALIDGLNIGVQRHMDTGACVIDLDMMAEAGRNTKVASLLRDMDIQARGRMRQLLTSERSALKDIDERELESRINVIFSMMAGLLLRKMLYPELTEETVLIALRPAMKTLLMPFDKKQ, from the coding sequence ATGACGACAAAAACGAAGAGGCATATTGATCCGGCGCTGGCGCAAGCTCGTCGCGATCAGGTACTTAGTGCGGCAGCAGAGTGCTTTCGCCGCAAAGGGTACCACGGCGCTGGCATGGCCGAAATATCTCGTACAGCAGGTATGAGTGCAGGGCATATTTATAATTACTTTGAAAGCAAAGAGGCAATAATTGAAAGTATTATTGCTAAAGACATGGAAGAAATGTTTTCTATCTTTCAAGAATTTGAAGATCACCCTGGCGATGTACTACAAGCACTGATTGATGGTTTAAACATTGGTGTACAGCGCCATATGGATACTGGCGCCTGTGTTATTGACCTAGACATGATGGCTGAGGCAGGACGAAACACCAAAGTAGCGTCGTTGTTGCGAGATATGGATATTCAAGCACGTGGGCGAATGAGGCAGTTACTTACAAGTGAGCGTAGTGCTTTAAAAGACATTGATGAGCGAGAGCTGGAAAGCCGTATTAATGTTATTTTTTCGATGATGGCAGGGTTGTTATTGAGAAAAATGCTCTACCCAGAACTCACCGAAGAAACAGTGCTTATTGCACTCAGACCAGCGATGAAAACACTGCTGATGCCGTTTGATAAAAAGCAGTAA
- a CDS encoding efflux RND transporter periplasmic adaptor subunit: MQRSRIALFVLTALVGSVALTGCDQAADSQQASAPQAVPVGVITLKSQALTLKKELPGRISAFQIAEIRPQVSGIVQSRLFKEGAQVKQGQALYQIDPATFDADLAASEAAVARAEASIASTKSKASRYSELLKIKAVSQQDFDEADAAQKQAQAELLTAKAQLKTAQINLDYSHVSSPISGQISKSSVTVGALVSANQTTALATVTQLDPIYVDLTQSSNELTQLKKAIASGSLSVDSKEQADVELQMEDGSIYPLKGTLQFSEVTVDPSTGSVTLRAKFPNPDKLLLPGMYARASVVEGVKEDAILVPQRGVSRNTKGEPTAMVVSKENTVESRVLKVDRTIGSNWLVTGGLADGDKVIVEGLQKIRPGAPVSPSEVSPSATADKAQ; encoded by the coding sequence ATGCAGCGTTCCCGCATCGCTTTATTTGTATTAACAGCCCTGGTTGGGTCTGTTGCTTTAACAGGTTGTGACCAAGCAGCTGATTCGCAACAAGCTTCAGCGCCTCAAGCAGTACCTGTTGGTGTAATTACATTAAAAAGCCAAGCGCTTACACTAAAAAAGGAGCTTCCTGGTCGCATAAGCGCATTTCAGATTGCTGAAATTCGCCCACAAGTAAGTGGTATTGTGCAATCACGTTTATTTAAAGAAGGTGCGCAGGTTAAACAAGGCCAAGCGCTTTACCAAATTGACCCCGCTACGTTTGACGCAGACCTTGCTGCAAGCGAAGCCGCCGTTGCACGCGCAGAGGCAAGCATTGCAAGTACAAAATCTAAAGCGTCTCGTTACAGTGAGCTGTTAAAAATTAAAGCAGTAAGCCAGCAAGATTTTGATGAAGCAGATGCTGCACAAAAGCAAGCTCAAGCAGAATTACTAACAGCAAAAGCGCAACTTAAAACAGCGCAAATTAACCTTGATTACAGCCATGTGTCTTCTCCAATTAGTGGCCAAATTAGTAAATCAAGCGTAACGGTAGGTGCACTTGTGAGTGCAAATCAAACTACGGCACTTGCTACCGTGACGCAACTTGACCCAATTTATGTTGATTTAACACAATCGAGCAACGAGCTGACTCAGCTTAAAAAAGCCATTGCTTCGGGTTCGTTAAGTGTTGACTCAAAAGAACAAGCCGACGTTGAACTACAAATGGAAGATGGTTCTATTTATCCACTTAAAGGTACTTTACAGTTCTCTGAGGTTACCGTTGATCCAAGCACAGGATCTGTGACTTTACGTGCAAAATTTCCAAACCCTGACAAATTATTACTACCCGGTATGTATGCACGTGCATCGGTGGTTGAAGGCGTAAAAGAAGACGCTATTTTAGTACCGCAGCGTGGAGTAAGCCGAAACACCAAAGGCGAGCCAACAGCAATGGTAGTAAGTAAAGAAAACACAGTTGAAAGCCGCGTGTTAAAAGTAGATAGAACGATTGGCTCTAACTGGTTAGTAACCGGTGGATTAGCTGATGGCGATAAAGTAATTGTTGAAGGCTTACAAAAAATTCGCCCAGGTGCACCGGTTAGCCCTTCAGAAGTTTCACCGTCTGCAACAGCCGACAAAGCGCAATAA
- a CDS encoding HupE/UreJ family protein, with the protein MKTLSSFLTALLVTLLSAFSAQAHQLSTSYITLDNAQNPQLYTGTWQVNINDLEQSVALDLNQDQQISWAELKSQNEAINRYAKSNFTVLQNMQICPLTIADNYQLDNHFNEAYLVLPLQFSCANNADITLNYSAFFEHDANHKVIVNLNQVSRVFTKTEQQQTFSTQQASYLSTFNQYVYQGVLHIWIGIDHILFLIALLLTCVLSRNNKQWQAIASKKQIIKHTAWIVTAFTLAHSLTLTATALNMVSPNSRWVELGIAISVLFAAVNNVWPVIVRLGWLTFAFGLLHGMGFASVLGELGLSSDYQLLSILAFNLGVELGQLSILCIALPLLLILRDKPIYIKWIMPIGSLAIAAMALLWCVERI; encoded by the coding sequence ATGAAAACATTAAGCTCTTTTTTAACCGCTTTGCTCGTTACGCTATTAAGCGCTTTTAGTGCACAAGCACACCAACTAAGCACCAGTTATATCACGTTAGATAACGCGCAAAACCCGCAGCTATATACGGGTACATGGCAAGTAAACATTAACGATTTAGAACAAAGCGTTGCGCTTGATTTAAACCAAGACCAACAAATAAGCTGGGCTGAGCTTAAATCACAAAACGAAGCCATTAATCGCTATGCAAAGTCTAATTTTACTGTTTTACAAAACATGCAAATTTGCCCGCTAACAATTGCTGATAACTACCAATTAGATAACCATTTTAATGAGGCTTATTTAGTTTTACCGCTGCAATTTAGTTGCGCAAATAATGCCGATATAACCCTTAACTACAGTGCTTTTTTTGAGCACGATGCTAATCACAAGGTTATTGTTAACCTAAACCAAGTATCGCGCGTGTTTACCAAAACCGAGCAACAACAAACGTTTTCTACACAGCAAGCAAGTTACCTAAGTACATTTAACCAATATGTTTACCAAGGTGTTTTACATATTTGGATTGGTATTGACCATATTTTATTTTTAATTGCTTTACTTTTAACCTGTGTGTTATCTCGCAACAATAAACAGTGGCAGGCTATTGCGTCTAAAAAACAAATAATTAAACACACAGCGTGGATTGTAACGGCATTTACCCTTGCCCATTCGCTTACTTTAACAGCGACAGCACTCAATATGGTCTCGCCAAATAGCCGCTGGGTAGAGCTTGGTATTGCTATTTCGGTTTTATTTGCCGCAGTAAATAATGTGTGGCCGGTTATAGTGCGCTTAGGTTGGCTAACATTTGCATTTGGATTATTACACGGTATGGGCTTTGCCAGTGTGCTCGGTGAGCTTGGGTTATCAAGTGATTACCAGCTTTTGAGTATTTTAGCATTTAACTTAGGAGTTGAACTAGGACAGTTGAGTATTTTGTGTATAGCCCTCCCCCTGTTGCTTATATTAAGAGATAAACCAATCTACATAAAATGGATAATGCCCATAGGTTCGCTTGCAATAGCAGCAATGGCTTTACTGTGGTGTGTAGAGCGAATTTAA